Genomic segment of Ostrinia nubilalis chromosome 22, ilOstNubi1.1, whole genome shotgun sequence:
ACGTAGCATAAGACCTCAAACCGACGTCGGGACATACGCAAATCTTGCAACCAATTTCAAATTCTTCCCCTGAAAAACAGAAGTCTAGTTCCCTCTTATTATCTTGCGTTACTCGATTGTCTAGCAAGTTCTGCGAGAGCCTGAATATCTTCTTCCAAGGAGTATCAAAGTCTGAACACCTATGCTTCGTGCAAACTTTGTCAGACTTATCCCCATTCGGAGGGCATACGCAGACGTTGCAACCGTTACTGAAGAATTTCCCGGATACACAACTATCAGATCTGAGGAATGTTTTCTCGCATATCTTCTTGGTACACTTCTGTACATTCTTCACCCCATCACGAGGGCAAAGACAAACGTTACAATCCACGAGGTAATAAGCTAAAGGTTCACAGACGAATTTGTCGTCGTCAACTTGCTCCTGGATTTCGGAACATTTATTTTTGGTGCACGCTCGGTCTTTCAGTATTCCGCTTTCAGGGCATATGCAGTAATTGCATCCTACCTTTGAAATGGATCCCGGTATGCATGTGTCCACGCTGGGCATGGTTGAAACGCGGTAAGATTTATGAGTATCTTGAATGATCTTCTTTGCATTACAATCGTCGTAGGTACACCATTTAGGATCAATTTTACCATTTTTCGCGCAGTAACATGTATTGCAATCAATCTCGACAAATGAATTCGGTGTGCAATTCATTTTGAGATCCACATATTTTAAGCCGTGCTTCAAAATACTGTGAAAGTTTGGTCTCTTGACGTGAGACTCCTCACTCACAGAAGTGCAAAGCTTATAATTTGTGCTGCCATTTTCTGGGCACAGACAATATCTCCCTTGATCAATGTACATTGTGTTCGGTTCACACAACTCATTTTCTGCAATTCTTTTAATATCTTTTCTATCAATCAGGAGTTGGTTAGAAAAACTATCTTTCAAGACTTTGTCGAGCAGGCTTAGCTTACTTTGGTATGAGCAGACATTTGTGCAATAAGTTTTATTGGTCATACCGTTACGTAAGCAAAAACATTCAGTACAACTCGGCACCATTTCCCCTGGGCTGCATGTTAACTTTGCGACATCATATTTAAAGTCGTTGGTTTTCAGACAATCTAATTCCAAACACGCATTTTCATTGATGTTCCCATTTGTGTTACATCCACAGTAGAAACACTTGGGTTTTAGAAAGCTGTAAGGGTGACACTTAATGCGGAGGGTTCTCAAAGTCTCAAGAGACGTGAATTTAGAATTCTCGGTGCAAACATTCTGAGTGCAAAATTTGTCATCAGGCATGCTATCGTCTGGACACCAGCAAACGTTGCAATTCCTCCTGTAAAACGTTCTGGAGATGCATCTCCTTGTAGACTCGATCTGCAGCGGTCGATGGCAAGTCTCGACACATTTTTCCAGAATGAAATACCCGCCATCGGAGCAAAGGCAATGGAGACAGGGGAATAGATACATGACTTGCGGTATGCAAATATTTTTGTTCACTGATAAGAGAAAATCTGTTGATGACGGCGACAGTCGGTGGCATGAGGTGTCAGTGGCGCAGTGTGCCTCGGCCGTCCTGCCTGAGGCGGGGCAGACGCAGATGCTGCAATTGATGTAGTAAGACTTGAAGGGCGTGCACCAAGTGCTGGTGGAATCTTTTGTGTCAATTGTTTTTCGTGTCGAGGTGACTGCATCTACGCCTCTGTAGGGAGAATCGTTGTAGCAGCCTGCATCACTGCAGTGGAGTTGGCCGTTTTCTTGACAAATGCATTGGCTGCAGCCCTGCCAAACTATCTGGCCCGCGATACAGGCTACGCGTCTCTCAATTGAGACGCAGTCAGAGTCCGTCCACCAGCCAAGGTTGTTGCAGTGGCACATGCGGCCGTTCAGTAGAAACTGCGTATTGGGCACGCAAGCACCTATCGAAGAAATTCAAGATGTAGCATTTACGGAATTTTTTCTACAAAAACAAGATTCAACTTACGGTCTGTGCCCCATCCAAGTGGAAGCTGTGATACTAAAGCTAAAAATGTCACAACCATCATCGTGTTTTTCTATGATAAATATGTATTCTTTTTGTTCTAAATAATTTATAGATATAATTTTGTGCTCCAATGGCGTGTAAACCAATAAAGTTTTGATTTTCAATTGATGTTTTTAATTTCCTACCACTAAAATAGTTACGAGTACTCGTTAAAATTCCAATCAACATTTTATGCCTAGGTCTTTATGAGGCTAACCTATTAGTAATTAATCCCGATCATTACTTATGACCCAGAGTTTTCACCAAGGCCGCAAGGATACAAAACATATCgaagataaaataaaagttagcTGTTGATCATTATGAAAACTGacaataataataggaaaattaaattttactgtttaaTTCCGCATTTATTTGCTAGGTACTGATTGGACCCATTTAAATATGACTAAAAGAagccaagtttttttttatttcatggaTAACGTACAAAAAATGTGTTAAATATTATGATGATCATATTATCATAACACACTGTATTCTTTTGGGATAGGAAAACTAGTTTTAGGGATACATAGAGTCATCGGTCTATTAGTAGTCTTATAATACGCATGATGCCTCagaagaattaaaaaaatatttatcattacTGATTATTTTTGGCTCTCAAATAGGCCCTATCTTATTTTTAAAGCGGAATtgggtaaaaataaaacatgaatTAATTTTAGTCATCACATAATATTAGTTGACGACATTACATTTGCTTTCATTAAAACTAACAATCGTATCCCATTACTAGCCATTGTTAACTAAGTCTGATTTTCTTTATTGTCAAATTAAAGTGTTTAAAGTCCATGTCTCTGCAAGTACAGCCGCTGTTTTTGGATTTTTAGGGATTGAGCGTAGTTGAGGCATGTCTTCTGCGTGCATCGCATGGAACCGCCCGGCTGACAGTAGCAGCGGTTGCAGTGACGTCTGGAAAACAGTCCCAATTCTTTATAAGCATGTAGTCTTCATTATCAGATCATTAAGTCTCCAATACAGGAGCACGATCTACCCTTATggcaccatcatcatcatcaattttaAACGACAGATGTATGGGCTCATCGATTAAATGCTTCGATAAGATGATAAATGGCGTGCATCTTTGGATAGCTGgttatttagtctccactgtaaGAGTACgacctctctaatttaccacagGCAACTgaaggaaatccgtaaacgaactaaagtcgctgacatagcccgacggattagcaagctgaattggcaatgggcagggcacatagtacgcagaactgacggccgatggcgCAGCAAGgctctggagtggaggccgcataccggaaaacgcagcgtgagacgtccacccacaaggtggaccgacgacatcataaaggtagcaggaaggcgctggacgcaggccactaccaaccgggcagtatggaaagcattgggggaggcctatgttcagctgttcATGCTGGTCAGAAAGTTTGGAGATGTCTGATGTTGAAGTTGTAATGAATAGAATTACATTCACTCGAGTTGCCCTGAGCAAGAAAAGTTACGagaaaggtgactgagtttcttccaccacttcttctcaacaccagcccataatgttgtcccgaagtggtggtagggcaagctatatttgggacgtgttcaAGAGCGTCCTGGAAAGGGCATACCTAAGtgctgaataaattattttaaggcttattccactattccctattgacaatccccgtcaacgagGATTactgaactttttgttcactattccccgttaacgcaattggagcttataatgttaaaaataaaatcctaatataacggggaatagtgaacaaaaagttctctaatccccgttgacggggattgtcaacggggaatagtagAATAAgccgattttaatttgaatacaGTTACATACTTATAAATGGCTCCCGCGACGCATTTCTCCTTAGTACTCATAGTTAGCGCCACCTTCGGTTTTTTCTTGTCTAAtttatcatatatttttttgtcgtCCTCAGACAGACAGCCGTGTATCTCCTGGCATATGACCTTCCCCTGGTCCGAACAAGAGCACTGAATACATTCCCCTGGTGGTTTTACTGGTGCACCCTTAGTGCAGTTTTTATCTGGAAATTAAGTAATTTGCGTGACTCATCATTTTATTCTGTGGGGAAGGCTTAAAAGTTCAGTAATGGACTGTcattggctgaaataatgaaattatcACTTTTTACACACGTCGACGATACTTGCTAAAGAGAGGTCTTTCAGAGTCAAGCGGTGcaaccatcatcatcaacagccctttacagtccactgctggactatgagcctcttccactatagtggagggctttgccataatctccacgcttggcaggcgggttggagatcgcagtttaaaagattgatgtctttcagagagcgctgctgcccgttctctgtttgatgtgtagtccctaagtcgcctcttacgacacccatGGGAAGAGTaagggttggtgacaaatgtattctactctgccgtcaccagaCGTCACCAAGCGGTGCAAAAGTACCTTTAATTGCTTCTCACTGAGGTTATCTAAGGTCTTAACAATTTTGGTGAGGTAGACCCCGCTCTTTTGGCGGGGAAAGTGACATATTATAAGCCACTGGCTGATAGTGGCAATATATCTACGAGTATTGACATTGACGGTGCTAGCGCAAAGTAAAGGAGAAGTTTACCTATTACCCCACACGGGCATGAAttttctacattttttttatgcatcacaaagcaggtatttgaatcgcacctggtgttaagtgggatgcagtctaggatggtacgtatctgccctgtaagtgcctattcactctagccttgaaaaggcccggattatagtcttcgggaaagacagcttATCTATTCAGACAAGAACTCGTGTCCCTGAAACTTACTTGAAGCCTTTTCAGCCTTCAATCTGTGCATATCATCATAGCTCAGACACAGCATCTTATCGCACATCAGGCTGTAGTTTATCATGCAGACGCAGGAGTTGCAGTCCACCTTGTAAGCTTTGCCAGGCGTGCACTTCTCGGAGATATGTCCCAGCGTGGGGAGCGCGTCCAACTCTGCCCTGCTGAGTTTGGGACGCATGTCGTCTGGTGAATCTGGGTAGTAGTCTGCAAAgggaatacataataataagcaTAAATTAACATATCAAAGTAGTGATCTAAAttgataatttgtaaataaagacTCACATTAGTAGTagtaaatttgaaaaaaaaaaatgattaaaaGTATAAGCTGTCGGGTTAGcaaaaactatgtattatacAGAGTGTATCTACAGGCCTAAACATTTTGCTTATCTAAGCAAAATGTTTTTGACTGGCTACTATTGAAACATCCTCCCTAAAAATTactatttttgattttattggaAGCAAAAAATCTATTAACTAAGTACTAGTACCAGACcaaattttcttagaataagaaagataaaataaaaacgtaaAATCAGCACATTTAAAGTATAGTGTACCGTTAGAATTaagaaatattgtttgttttgaaaGGAACACAACAATATCAATTTATTCAACTTACTTCTACTACAGAATTTCGCTTCTCTGACAcacacaatatttttattgtaatcgcAGTAGCAACCCCTGCAATTCCTCTGATACATCTTCCCTGGGACACAGTCCCTGATCGGCGCCTCGGCCACTATCCTTACTTtccttattttattgttactattCTTCTTTTCTTCTTCCTTTTCCTTGAGTTTCTGCTTCACCACCATCTGCTTCACTCGGTCCATGTCTTTTTTGGTCAGGCAAGACATTTTCGTGCAAATCACAGAATTGTTCATTCCACAGCGGCAAGTGTTGCAGTCCTTTTTGTACATTTTGCCTGCTTCGCAGTCACCATCAGGCAATGGCGGTAATTCGCCGTGGATGCTCCGAGAAGGGTTAAAGTTAGCTAGAAGTTTAAAGGATTTTAACTAtcattaatatttaaagaaggtaaaatcaataatgaaaaAATCCAGAGATGTGTTCCCTATAAACATAGACCATACATGTAGAAACGATTGCATAGAGCTATGAGCTACACCATCCTATGAAGGTAATTGTAACAGGTGTAATTTTACATGTGCTGCTGCTTATACCACATAATCATTACAATCCTAGTGTAATTTAGGTACTGCAAGATCTTCGGCCTTATCAAAAGACTTCATCGAACACGttgcacatagaatttcgtccaatgaccccaagttacccaaccttatcgctcgcgcctaattatattgctgtcgcgactgtgcgacgggcagccgcagtgagtgtgcgagcaacCGGACTTTAGCGACTTTGGGTACTCTACTAAGATTAATCCAATGTGTAAATGAATAAATGTAACTTGTATTTAGTTATGTTATGAGTACTTGGTATATTAGTTACCTAATTTTCCTTTTGGCAGGAATTTtgacaataaaatataattttaattcaagaaaaagatacaattttatttcaacaaTTTATTAAACAATCTGACTTATGTACGGCCTTCCCGGTAGGCAGCCTCCAATGCCTTCTTATCCACCACTATATCCTCCATGCAAAGCATCGTAGTGCAAATCGGACGGTTCTTCTTCGAACAAATGCAGCTGTTACACTTAATTCGATACTGCTGCCCAGGCTCACACTTCTCTTTCTCATTCTTCAAAGTAGGTAGCGAGTAGAAATCATTCTTCTTGTTGTCTGACCTCAATATCTTCGGAGCCAGACATCCCTTCATAGTACAGCCCCACACTTCTGCTGCAGTACAGAAGCAGCGGTTGCAATCGTATATTAAAACTGAACCTGGAACGCAAGCTGTTAAATGGATCTCGTTGGTCCTTGTCCAGGATTTTCCAATGTCAATGATACGTTCTAAGTCTGTTCTGTTTATTTCTTGGACGGCTGTGTCTTCTACTTTGAGGCAAAGGCGATCGATGTACAAATTGATATCGCTGCAGAAGCAGATTTCATCGTTTATGCGTAAGACGTCTCCATAACTGCAGGCTTCCACTTTACGTCCTCTGTGACATTTTCTGTTCGTGCAGAGAGACATTTCAATGACACCATTTGGTCCACACTCACAGACATTACAATCGAGGAGGTATAAGGAGTTTGGTGTGCATTTTATATTGGTTTTCAGCTTGTGTCTAGGGTGGATGGAATTTGGTGTGATAGTTCCGAATTTTTGACGGCAGTTGTGGGACACCCAGAGGCCATCTTCGCTGCATGAGCAGAACAATGCATCTTCTCTGTAAGAATGGTTCGGAAAACATTCTCTTTTTCCTGGTTGGATGGTATCAATAGTCACATCTGGTGAAAGAAATTAAAGTTGGATTATCTACAACTAATGAGAATCATAATACAAACTGGCATTAAAGAATTTTGAGTACTTTGAATGTGAACATCAGGAtattttatgttccttatttCTATCTAAGCATTTATAAATTCTTTCAATCCTTAGgtgattatcacactgcaccgcgatCCTTTAGAGGCTGTGTTTACGAGCCGGTTTCTACCCGGTCCAACGTTAGGCCGGGGACAGTCCAGCCCAGTCCAGcgcaggttatgtggggctcacgaAGTCAGAAAGACGAAGCATGCCCCCCAAAATGACCCTGGTGCTCCATCACTCTCCGTATGTGGGAGGGAACAATGGGATTCCAGACAAAGCCTTCTCTACCACATTCCTTCCCAGCGCGCCTAAACGGTGGGCACTACAAGCTTCAAGGATGTGGGGTGACGGGAGTAGCTGGGACAGCTGGGatcagtgtgataatcgcctaagaGGGTTGTCACAACCTAAATTATAGATGAAGTAAGAAGTAATATAGCAATCAATAACATGCGTATACTCACTGGCCTCCTTGCACGCGCGTGCGCGGCAGTAATACACGCCGTCCGCACGACACACGCACACGTGGCACGCGCCGAGCGCCGCGGCCGTAGGTACGCAGCGCTCGCGCGCCACCACTGCCGTAAACcacaatacagggtgttgacttcactttcattttcattaaatttttttagcaatcactattttgtgtatttttattgtttagaatttttttttattcatgtgTCATTGAAATGTAAGGTAAGAAGTTGTTTTTCGCAAAATTGACATTTAAGCTACGTGCATGCGGTACGTGGCTTTAAAAatatctgaggtggaattgtgtaaagcaatcgttatcatttgacagttcataacgtacgattattctgtcaaacgttTTGTTTAACTGACATTATCAtatgttatgaactgtcaaacgATTActattgctttacacaattccatctCTGATGGCATTTTGAAACAGATTTGTATTCGcagatttgaaaaatattattggcaaaaaaaatatttttaaaaaaaaatctcatttaaaaaaatggttATTGGTCCTAGgttttaacaaaaatactatAATAACGCGTAAAATGAAGCAAATATTTATGTAGATATGATAAAGATAACTACTCACAGCTATAAGTCGCCTCAGCAGCCCAAAGAAAAGTGAAACCGAGTAATATTTTCAGCAGGACCATGTTTCTGCTACACAGCAAACCATTTGACTTGGAGTAATTAAATGAGTTCCATTAACTGATTTAATGACAGAATTACGTATACACTCAAGTTTATTTCCCTTGCGatagcataattatttttttattgttcctaattaaaaacatacagggtgttcaGTAACAAAGTTACATTGTTAAAGGAATTATTTCAATATACGAACTACTTACGCCTTAAAATGTTATAGAGATCTTCTTAGCATGAATGTACCTAGGTGGACTAAAAATTTTATTTGATGAATTTgcattgaaaacaaaaataaaagtacaAAAGGCGCATGATCaaatccatttattttttaaagaatcgCAATATCACACAATACAACTACTTAGGTATTATCTAATACGGTACGCGAGCGTACAAGCAAGCCACTTATCATAACAAATTCACTATTGAACATCAACATCATAGTCACTTACACTAGAGGAATGAAATGCGATAGAAAACCATTAAAAACTTTTAAACTTCAtcctataaaaaaatatttttagttattattGGGACTCCACGGATAAGACGTTCAAGATATAAATCAATGGCGGCGCATGATTGGAAAAGTCGACCCCGCGAAACGGGATAAGGCAAGGCAGAAGAAAAAGATAATTAGGTGAGGGACGAATATATTGATAATGCTGATAACATGGGAACtgttaatgaaaataatgattAGTAACAAACGTATTTCATGAAAGTTCAGATCTTAAGTTAAAGTTAAGGCTAGTGATTTTGATCTCAGTAAAAAAGTTACTTGAGACTTGAGATGAACTAAAAACTCCAGAACATAATGTAAATTACGCCTAGAACACTAAAActgaaagtgacaaaaaacacAGAAACAAAAAAACTATGATGAGGATGAAGTTACAAATGACAGTGAAAATACATAAATCCACACGCATGAcgacatttaaaaaacacaccTTACgacaaaaaagtaaataaaaaagcaaCTACACACTTTGCTACATTAGAGCTTTACGCTAAATTGCGATGCAAGAGAAGATTAATTCAATGTAAAATCACTTAATAATTACATTTCACAGTATCTTTATGCttacttttaaatatttgtaaattataaatgcaaaaacaCAGCTTCTATGTTATTAGGAATGATTCCTAACGACGGAAGTTTTGGAACGAAAAATTTCACAATAATATCTttttctttaacattttattactattgagcgtcctaaaattattaagtTGCTTTTTTATTGTCTCACTCACTCACTAAAACTAAGTAAAAatagtcacaaatacttaaacacTCATCACTTCGGCAAATACGAAATGTTTTTCTACACCATTTCCAAATCTTCCCAAGTTTGGGCTTGAGTACCACCTTGATAGAATATCAAAATCTTGGATAATTTCTGTCTAAAAATTGGTTCAAAACGTCTACATTTTCAATTGGAAAAAGTTCATCGTCCGTAAAcaaaattgtcatttttgtcTTCCCGATCTATGCTCGATATAACGATATCCAGGTATTTAATCATTTGATTTTTCAATTCTTCTTTTATCATGATGGATATAAATGAAAATTCTGCTATTTAAACGTGTTCAAAATTTTTAATGACTTTTGGAACTAGTCAGACAATATAATTTCTGTCAGAACAGATTGAGATTCCTGTCTCGTTGATGTCAAGGTGGCAACAGCTGGTTTAGAGGCCGGAGGTGATGTCTTGGTCGCAAAGGCGGAGGGTGCAGAAGGTGCTTCGGCCGTCGGCGGAGCAGGTGCAGTCGTTGCAATCCTTCTTGAACTGCTCGCCGGGGTTGCAGCGGAAACCAGGGTCAGCGGCGTCTAGGAATATGATAATTACATGAGAAACTGTTCAAGAGCTGGTGCCTCAGAACTCAGAAGATTCACGATAAAGACTAGAAAGCCAGTGGTT
This window contains:
- the LOC135083090 gene encoding uncharacterized protein LOC135083090; this encodes MPSEMELLVARERCVPTAAALGACHVCVCRADGVYYCRARACKEANVTIDTIQPGKRECFPNHSYREDALFCSCSEDGLWVSHNCRQKFGTITPNSIHPRHKLKTNIKCTPNSLYLLDCNVCECGPNGVIEMSLCTNRKCHRGRKVEACSYGDVLRINDEICFCSDINLYIDRLCLKVEDTAVQEINRTDLERIIDIGKSWTRTNEIHLTACVPGSVLIYDCNRCFCTAAEVWGCTMKGCLAPKILRSDNKKNDFYSLPTLKNEKEKCEPGQQYRIKCNSCICSKKNRPICTTMLCMEDIVVDKKALEAAYREGPNFNPSRSIHGELPPLPDGDCEAGKMYKKDCNTCRCGMNNSVICTKMSCLTKKDMDRVKQMVVKQKLKEKEEEKKNSNNKIRKVRIVAEAPIRDCVPGKMYQRNCRGCYCDYNKNIVCVREAKFCSRNYYPDSPDDMRPKLSRAELDALPTLGHISEKCTPGKAYKVDCNSCVCMINYSLMCDKMLCLSYDDMHRLKAEKASNKNCTKGAPVKPPGECIQCSCSDQGKVICQEIHGCLSEDDKKIYDKLDKKKPKVALTMSTKEKCVAGAIYKRHCNRCYCQPGGSMRCTQKTCLNYAQSLKIQKQRLYLQRHGL
- the LOC135082663 gene encoding uncharacterized protein LOC135082663 encodes the protein MCHCNNLGWWTDSDCVSIERRVACIAGQIVWQGCSQCICQENGQLHCSDAGCYNDSPYRGVDAVTSTRKTIDTKDSTSTWCTPFKSYYINCSICVCPASGRTAEAHCATDTSCHRLSPSSTDFLLSVNKNICIPQVMYLFPCLHCLCSDGGYFILEKCVETCHRPLQIESTRRCISRTFYRRNCNVCWCPDDSMPDDKFCTQNVCTENSKFTSLETLRTLRIKCHPYSFLKPKCFYCGCNTNGNINENACLELDCLKTNDFKYDVAKLTCSPGEMVPSCTECFCLRNGMTNKTYCTNVCSYQSKLSLLDKVLKDSFSNQLLIDRKDIKRIAENELCEPNTMYIDQGRYCLCPENGSTNYKLCTSVSEESHVKRPNFHSILKHGLKYVDLKMNCTPNSFVEIDCNTCYCAKNGKIDPKWCTYDDCNAKKIIQDTHKSYRVSTMPSVDTCIPGSISKVGCNYCICPESGILKDRACTKNKCSEIQEQVDDDKFVCEPLAYYLVDCNVCLCPRDGVKNVQKCTKKICEKTFLRSDSCVSGKFFSNGCNVCVCPPNGDKSDKVCTKHRCSDFDTPWKKIFRLSQNLLDNRVTQDNKRELDFCFSGEEFEIGCKICVCPDVGLRSYATCTESLCDKESNKLNVSKTIEDVSLDENIGAEISHIRYRRDDGESCMTFNLTDSSERKECTPGSVYIIRCRQCICPYMGNINYFCRPLPKGTYCEQAYPNFNYLPMGRRTDEKNSTSLNATTTQSPFRPMKHNHTKYSCTSPGKIMDACFICECQDDLVLIEEHCFKSTAEKCRDAEQTFLDNENKAVVTK